One part of the Ornithodoros turicata isolate Travis chromosome 2, ASM3712646v1, whole genome shotgun sequence genome encodes these proteins:
- the LOC135384838 gene encoding uncharacterized protein LOC135384838, whose translation MDATRTLCINQHTEADKLPNNVAVLHVSSLERMELHQIMDRLWNLEAIGTREREVKEKQRYPALEQFESAVTCQHDRYVVALPWKHDVSMSNNKKIAQRRLAQVTKRLLSSSHQLMQNYDTAIREYLLSGVAKKVTELTDTVEGPRHMYYMPHHAVIREDRVTTKIRIVLDASSHEVHTKSLNDNLDSGPNRNPDIMTVLLNFRVHSVALVTDVQKAFLQIMIREEDRDALRFLWYETKPQEGKPLPKIEAWRMNRVTFGAAPSTFLFAATLHHHLQWTAKEYPVSS comes from the coding sequence ATGGACGCAACAAGAACCCTATGCATCAACCAACACACTGAGGCCGACAAGCTGCCCAACAATGTCGCAGTTTTACATGTCAGTTCACTCGAACGAATGGAGCTCCACCAAATCATGGACCGCTTGTGGAATCTCGAAGCAATCGGCACTCGAGAACGTGAAGTGAAAGAAAAGCAACGGTACCCTGCATTAGAACAATTCGAGAGCGCAGTCACATGTCAACATGACAGATACGTCGTTGCTCTACCATGGAAGCATGACGTCTCGATGAGCAATAACAAAAAGATAGCGCAAAGACGACTCGCCCAAGTGACAAAGAGGCTCTTGAGTTCTTCCCATCAGTTGATGCAGAATTATGACACTGCCATTCGTGAATACCTCCTCTCGGGTGTGGCAAAAAAGGTCACGGAGCTCACGGATACAGTTGAGGGCCCAAGACACATGTACTATATGCCGCACCACGCAGTGATAAGGGAGGATCGCGTAACAACCAAGATAAGGATAGTGCTCGATGCCTCATCGCATGAAGTTCATACCAAATCCTTGAACGACAATTTGGACTCTGGTCCAAACCGAAACCCGGACATCATGACTGTTCTACTTAACTTCCGTGTGCATTCAGTGGCTTTGGTAACTGATGTACAAAAAGCGTTTCTCCAGATAATGATCCGTGAAGAGGATCGCGACGCCTTGAGATTTCTATGGTACGAAACAAAACCACAAGAAGGGAAGCCATTGCCAAAAATAGAAGCCTGGAGAATGAATAGGGTGACATTCGGAGCGGCTCCAAGTACCTTTCTCTTTGCCGCAACGTTACATCATCATCTTCAGTGGACAGCGAAAGAGTACCCTGTGAGCAGCTGA
- the LOC135384839 gene encoding uncharacterized protein LOC135384839 — MKMMFVAFTSQHHRHWDLRLAELAFATGTTVNRSTGFTPAFLNLGREAPFPVENALRLRDGSTQPPYSRYAEDLRSRLDVEARTARENLDVARLDQARQYSRGRRNVTYIVGDLVLRRTHPLSDAACGFAASLADRWDGPFDVSAYSSGLTYRLRRCDTCEETGPVHISDLKTYHLRDPEGEEADGQLPTQDLDQDSVPGPSSRYSLRPRRRRS; from the coding sequence atGAAAATGATGTttgttgcttttactagtcagcaccaccgtcattgggatcttcgcctggctgaactggcgttcgctacaggGACAACAGTTAACAggtctacaggcttcaccccggcgttcctgaacttgggacgagaggcaccttttccagtggagaatgctcttcgcctccgggatggcagtacccagcctccttattcGAGGtatgctgaggacctccggagtcgactggacgttgaagctcggacggctcgggagaatctggacgtcgcaaggttggaccaggctcgccagtacagcCGTGGACGTCGGAATGTCACCTACatcgtcggtgacctcgtccttcgacggactcacccgctaagtgatgccgcatgcggctttgcagcttcgctcgcagataggtgggatggccccttcgatgTAAGTGCGTattcctccggcctcacttacaggcttcgccGCTGTGACACGTgcgaagaaactgggccagtacatatctcggacctgaagacttaccacctccgagaccccgagGGTGAAGAAGCAGACGGTCAGCTTCCTACTCAAGACCTGGACCAGGATTCCGTTCCCGGACCCTCCagtcgctacagtttgcgtccccgcaggcggcgatCATAG